One region of Ascaphus truei isolate aAscTru1 unplaced genomic scaffold, aAscTru1.hap1 HAP1_SCAFFOLD_648, whole genome shotgun sequence genomic DNA includes:
- the LOC142485855 gene encoding LOW QUALITY PROTEIN: E3 ubiquitin/ISG15 ligase TRIM25-like (The sequence of the model RefSeq protein was modified relative to this genomic sequence to represent the inferred CDS: inserted 1 base in 1 codon), whose translation MASAGLREELTCPICLSTYTQPVTLRCGHNFCQGCIGSVWDSQGGSGLYTCPECRAEFQERPALQRNLELCNIAERFLSTQPEQEEAVIFCTYCVTSSVPAAKTCLLCDTSLCDIHLERHSKSEEHVLTEPTTSLKNRKCPVHKEILEYYCTEDAACICVSCCLVGEHRGHQVESLNEASEKKKEKLRHVLEKLTSVREETEKXAQSLQGQKREAQEKAAGVTARVTALIRDIRAQLEVLEKRVLSEITRWEEQVSLRVSDLIQQLEIKKDELSRKMLHIEELCNITDPLTVLQGRESDNAEDREREGNKVPAVGDLDEVLITLTLQRLADIVIDLIAKSGFCVQGIQAYYWM comes from the exons ATGGCGTCTGCTGGTCTGAGAGAGGAGCTAACCTGCCCAATCTGCCTGAGCACTTATACCCAGCCTGTAACGCTGAGATGTGGGCATAACTTCTGCCAGGGCTGTATTGGGAGTGTGTGGGATTCCCAGGGGGGATCTGGACTTTATACCTGTCCTGAATGCAGAGCAGAGTTTCAGGAGCGTCCtgcactgcagaggaacctgGAGCTGTGTAACATAGCGGAGCGTTTCCTTTCTACTCAGCCGGAGCAGGAGGAGGCTGTGATCTTCTGCACTTACTGTGTTACCTCCTCTGTACCCGCTGCTAAAACATGTCTGCTGTGTGACACCTCACTGTGTGATATTCACCTAGAGAGACACAGCAAGTCAGAGGAACACGTCTTAACTGAGCcaaccacctccttaaagaaCAGGAAATGCCCCGTCCACAAGGAGATCCTAGAGTATTACTGCACTGAGGATGctgcctgtatctgtgtgtcctgctgcctGGTCGGAGAGCACAGGGGACACCAGGTGGAGTCGCTGAATGAGGCCTctgagaagaagaaggagaaacTGAGACATGTTCTGGAGAAACTGACCTCAGTGAGAGAGGAGACTGAGA GGGCCCAGAGTCTGCAGGGACAGAAGAGAGAAGCGCAAGAGAAAGCAGCTGGGGTAACAGCCCGAGTCACTGCCCTGATTAGGGACATCAGGGCACAGCTGGAAGTCCTAGAGAAGCGAGTCCTGAGTGAGATCACCAGGTGGGAAGAGCAGGTTTCTCTCCGAGTCTCTGATCTAATCCAGCAGCTGGAAATAAAGAAGGACGAGCTGTCCAGGAAGATGCTTCACATTGAGGAGCTGTGCAACATCACTGATCCATTAACTGTCTTACAGGGACGGGAGTCAGACAATgctgaggacagagagagagagggtaataaGGTCCCTGCTGTAGGGGATTTGGATGAGGTTCTGATCACACTGACCTTACAGAGATTAGCTGACATTGTGATTGATCTAATAGCAAAGAGCGGGTTCTGTGTGCAGGGGATTCAGGCCTATTACTGGATGTAA
- the LOC142485854 gene encoding LOW QUALITY PROTEIN: E3 ubiquitin/ISG15 ligase TRIM25-like (The sequence of the model RefSeq protein was modified relative to this genomic sequence to represent the inferred CDS: inserted 2 bases in 2 codons; deleted 1 base in 1 codon), translating into MASAGLREELTCPICLSTYTQPVTLRCGHNFCQGCIGSVWDSQGGSGLYTCPECRAEFQERPALQRNLELCNIAERFLSTQPEQEEAVIFCTYCVTSSVPAAKTCLLCDTSLCDIHLERHSKSEEHVLTEPTTSLKNXKCPVHKKLLEYYCTEDAACICVSCCLVGEHRGHQVESLNEASEKKKEKLRHVLEKLTSVREETEKRAQSLQEQKREAQEKAVGVTARVTALIRDIRAQLEVLEKRVLSEITRWEEQVSLPVSDLIQQLEIKKDELSRKMLHIEELSNITDPLTVLQGRESDNAEDREEGNKVPAVGDVYEVLIPLTFQRLADIVTDLIAKSGFCVQGDSGILLDVNTAANNVSVSGDLKTASCSERNQLRPNTPGRFRSAQVLSSRSFSSGQHYWEVEISDSGDXGVGISYPSIVRKGGLSRIGENKKSWGLYMWDNNHSVIHDSIQTRIYPESPVQRLGIYLDYEAGRLSFYQLCDPIRHLHTVTATFTEPLHAAFCVCEKGWVRIRS; encoded by the exons ATGGCGTCTGCTGGTCTGAGAGAGGAGCTAACCTGCCCCATCTGCCTGAGCACTTATACCCAGCCTGTAACGCTGAGATGTGGGCATAACTTCTGCCAGGGCTGTATTGGGAGTGTGTGGGATTCCCAGGGGGGATCTGGACTTTATACCTGTCCTGAATGCAGAGCAGAGTTTCAGGAGCGTCCtgcactgcagaggaacctgGAGCTGTGTAACATAGCGGAGCGTTTCCTTTCTACTCAGCCGGAGCAGGAGGAGGCTGTGATCTTCTGCACTTACTGTGTTACCTCCTCTGTACCCGCTGCTAAAACATGTCTGCtgtgtgacacctccctgtgtgATATTCACCTAGAGAGACACAGCAAGTCAGAGGAACACGTCTTAACTGAGCcaaccacctccttaaaga AGAAATGCCCCGTCCACAAGAAGCTCCTAGAGTATTACTGCACTGAGGATGctgcctgtatctgtgtgtcctgctgcctGGTCGGAGAGCACAGGGGACACCAGGTGGAGTCGCTGAATGAGGCATctgagaagaagaaggagaaacTGAGACATGTTCTGGAGAAACTGACTTCAGTGAGAGAGGAGACTGAGAAAAGGGCCCAGAGTCTGCAGGAACAGAAGAGAGAAGCGCAAGAGAAAGCAGTTGGGGTAACAGCCCGAGTCACTGCCCTGATTAGGGACATCAGGGCACAGCTGGAAGTCCTCGAGAAGCGAGTCCTGAGTGAGATCACCAGGTGGGAAGAGCAGGTTTCTCTCCCAGTCTCTGATCTAATCCAGCAGCTGGAAATAAAGAAGGACGAGCTGTCCAGGAAGATGCTTCACATTGAGGAGCTGAGCAACATCACTGATCCACTAACTGTCTTACAGGGACGGGAATCAGACAATGCTGAGGACCGAGAG GAGGGTAATAAGGTCCCTGCTGTAGGGGATGTGTATGAGGTTCTCATCCCACTGACCTTCCAGAGATTAGCTGATATTGTGACTGATCTAATAGCAAAGAGCGGGTTCTGTGTGCAGGGGGATTCAGGCATATTACTGGATGTAAATACAGCTGCTAATAATGTATCTGTATCAGGTGACCTGAAAACTGCATCCTGCTCAGAAAGAAACCAGTTACGTCCAAATACACCAGGGAGATTTCGGTCTGCTCAGGTTTTAAGCAGCAGGAGTTTTTCCTCAGGACAACATTACTGGGAAGTGGAGATCAGTGACTCAGGGG AGGGGGTAGGGATTTCCTATCCCAGTATAGTAAGGAAAGGAGGTCTGTCCCGCATAGGAGAAAATAAGAAGTCCTGGGGTTTGTACATGTGGGATAATAATCATTCAGTGATACATGACTCAATACAAACACGGATATATCCCGAGTCTCCCGTGCAGAGATTAGGAATATACCTGGACTATGAGGCTGGGCGGCTGTCCTTTTATCAGCTGTGTGACCcgatcagacacttacacaccgtCACTGCCACCTTCACTGAGCCTCTTCATGCTGCGTTCTGTGTATGTGAGAAAGGCTGGGTCAGAATCAGGAGCTAG